The genomic region AGCCGGCGAACCCTCACGTATGATAGCAAGGACGTTGACGAAGAAATAGAAATGGAGGCAAGACCAACAAGAAGTCTCCCTCTTACCAACCAACCCCAGATCTTACAACTGGCAATCCCTCCGAACATCACTCTTCAGTCGGTGCCTTCGCAACCAGCTCATTCAATGATAACCACCAGTACCCCGTTGGGCAACACCGGAGGACGAGTTACGCAACAATATACCTTCGGGAGTCTGTTTCCCATTGTTTCGCAAAACATGCCTAACACCAGCACGGTCCCACCAGCCACAGGAGTTATTCCCATGGTGACTCATCAAAACGCTTTGTTGCCTATAGGCCACAAATATGGAACGAAGGTAATCCATGGGTTAGCTTACCCTACCAAAATGTGTATGCCGGAGGCGCCCTCGTAGCGAACAATCTTCACCACGAAGCTAATGGAAACGTTGGTGGATACTTAGACCAATCCTGGAAAAGTCAGAAAACCCCTTTTATATCTTCAATACAAAACCACCCGCTACCTATCGGGATGAAGATACCTTCCCATCTGGGATATTACGAGGGGAAAGATGACCCTGATGATTTTATGAATATCTTCGAAGGTGCGGCTCGAATGTCAAGATGGGACATTGCCATAGCTTGCCATGCATTCTCATACGTGCTCAAAAGCGATGCAAGAATTTGGTTCGAATCTTTAGCAAAGGATTCCATCTCGATTTTTGAGGACCTTAAACGACTTTTCAGGTCGAAGTTCAGCCAGCAAAAGAAACACAAGAAGAACCATGTTGCTGCTCACAGTATCAAGAAGAAGGATCACAAAGCTTCGAGAGCTTTTCTCATCCGGTATACGGATGAAACCTAACAAATCCCAGGACTCCCCGAGTCGCAAAGAATTTCGAGACTCTTATACGGATTTAGGACCCGAGCGTTGGTAGAGCATCTTAGTCGAGATCTCCCCGACACTTACGAAGCTTTGCTAGACAAGGCATACATTTGGTTAGATGCTAAAGACACCGCCAATAGCTTCGTATACGAAGAATCTCAAGGTTTTAAGCGAAAAGAAAAGGCAAGTCACCGCGAAGAGAAGCCTGGAAGAAGGAATGAATGGAACAGGTTTTCCCCTTACCGAAGGGAAAACACCCCCGGGATCCTCGGAACATTGATGAAGTCGCCTAAAGAGATCCTAGCTACCGAAAGAGCTGCCCAAGCTTTTAAAGCTCCACCAAAGCTAAATAGCAAGGGGAAGATGAGGGAAACAAGCAAATTTTGTAACTTTCACAATGACTTCGGGCACGAAACAGACGACTACATACAGTTGAGGCAGGCCATAGAGGAGGCAGTCAGATCTGGAAAATTAACGCATCTGGTAAAGGGCATACGCAACCCGAAGACACTGAAGCAAGAACCTAAGCCCGAAGAAAAGAAACCAAATGCAGACAACGCCATACTGATGGTCACAGAATGCTTCGCCGTCGAGAAACTAGGGACCTACAAGAGGGGAAGAAAAAGTGAAGTGATAGACTGGGAAGAGATCTCTTTCCCAGCACTTGATACCATCACTCCCTCCGATAAACCTGTTACAATCAACGGACGAATCTGCGAGATAGATGTACATCGAGTTTACCTGGATGGTGGCAGTGCATGAGACATCATGTATAAGCATTGCTTCAATCAGCTCAGCCTTGCCATTAAAGCCCGCCTAAGTCCACCAAGAATACCTCTAGTTAGATTCTTCGGGGAAAGATGCTGGCCTATCGGAGAGATAGACCTCGATATCACCATTGGAGAACCACCGTTATCCAGGACCAAAACACTAGACTTTGTAGTAGTCCGGTCCACCTCACAGCATAACATTCTGCTAGGAAGAGTAGTCATGATGAAAATGGGAATAATTGCATCTACTATACACCAATTAGTAAAGTTCTACATGCCCGAAGGGATTGATACCCTAGCTTCGACCTATGATCTAGAAAAGGTAATCATGGCTATCAAGGAAACAGAGGAAAGGCCAGGGGAATGTCTCCTTGAAACTAGAGAAGGAGATTCGAGCAAAGAGAAAATCTCTATCAACCCTCTGTTCCCTGAGAAAAAAGTGACCATCAGAGGTTCACTACCTACGGAAACGAAAAAAAAGCTTCACAAGCTACTACAAGCCAACATTTATATCTTCACTTGGGAATACTGAGATATGACCGACATCCCTCGAACGCTCAATATTGATGGAACAACCTTCTCCACAGAGCATAAGCTCAACGAATACAGCACCTAGAGCCGATACATCAAAAGAAAAGAAACCTCGCCAGCGAGAGAGATGAGGCTGCTTGCAAAGAGGTTGAAGAATTACTCCAAGCTGATATAATTCGAGAAGCAAAATATCCCATTTGGGTTGCGAATCCCGTCATGGTGAAGAAATCTGACGGAGGATAGAGAATGTGTGTCGATTTCACAAATATCAACAAAGCTTGCCTAAAGGATTGTCGGAGATTGATTGGAAGGTGGAATCCCTAACCGAGTAGAAATATAAGTGTTTTCTTGACGCCTACAAGGGTTATCATCAGATTTAAATGGCCGAAGAAGACGAAGAAAAGACATCATTCTTCACAAGTAAGGGGATCTATTGTTATAAGAAGATGCCCTTCGGACAAAAGAATACCGGAGCTACATACCAAAGGTTGGTAGACAAAGTTTTTCATAAGCAATTAGGGAGAAACTTGGAAGCCTATGTTGACGACATGGTGATCAATAGCTCCGAAGAAAGCACTTTGTTGAAAGACATTCAAGAAACCTTCGATACGCTTCGGACAGTCAACATGAAACTAAACCCCAAGAAATGCTCGTTCGGGGTAGAAGAAGGGAGGTTCCTAGGATATTATATCACTAAGAAAGGAATCTTAGCAAACCCAGAGAAAGTAGACAAACTAAAACAACTCAAAACACCAACCACAGTCAAAGAAATGCAGAGCTTAAACGGGAAGCTAGCGTCATTATGTCGTTTCCTGTCCAGGGGGCTGAAAAATAGTTACCTTTCCTCAAAGTTTTAAAAGGATGTTTGGGAGCAAAAAATATATCATGGACCGAAGAAGAAGAATAAGCCTTCGTTGATATGAAGGCACACATAGCTAACCTGCCAACCCTGATGTCGCCGAAGCCAGGAGAAACACTCTATCTCTACCTAGCAGCATCCAAAGAATGCATCAGTGCGGTGTTAGTAGCAGAGCGAGAAAAGCTACAGGTCCCAATATACTTCGTAAGCCGGGTTCTACAAGGTGCGGAAGCCAACTACCCAGAACTTGAAAAGCTCACGCTTGCTCTAGTCCACACAGTAAGGAAACTACGGAGGTACTTTCAAGCTCATCCTATCATTGTGTTAACTAACAAGCAAATTAGGCAGGTACTCATGAAGCCAGAAAAGTCGGGTAGAATGGCCAAATGGGCCATAGAGCTCGGGGAACATGACATCGATTTCCAAGCTCGTCATTCAATTAGGGCCCAAATATTAGCAGACTTCATGGCAGAAACTACGAAGACAAATGAAGAGAGTGACTCTACCTTCGCACAGATTATCACTCCACCTGTTGAAACAAAGGAATGGAAACTGTTCACCGATGGAGCTTCTAGCTCTGATGGCTCAGGGGCAGGGATCATGTTAATTAACCCAGAAGGGCAAGAGTTTACTTATGCGCTGCGCTTCGAATTCAACACCACCAACAACGAAGCAGAGTACGGAGCTCTTCTCGTCGGGCTCAGAATAGCGAAAGAGATGAAAATCGAGCATTTTCAAGCCTTTGTAGATTCCCAACTTGTCGCTAACCAGGTCTTAGGTATCTTCGAAGCAAGACAACCTACCATACAACTCTATTTTTCAAAGGTCAAGGAACTAATGGAAAGCTTCAGAAGCTTCACAATCAAACATGTGAGGAGGAGTCAAAACAAGAAAGCAGATGCTCTGAGCAAATTAGCTTCTATCACCTTCGCTCACCTCGCAAAAGAAGTATTGGTTGAAGTGTTAGAAAAAAGGTCCATCGAAGCTCAGGAAGTCCAAGACTTAGTCACTGAAGAAGAAAACACATGGATGAAGCCAATAAGGGAATACTTGGAACACGGGATTTTACTCGAAGATAACAAGGAAGCACGAAAGATCCTGATCAAAGCACCATCATACAAAATAATGAACGGAACTCTGTATAGAAAATCTTTCCTTACCACATGGCTTCGATGTGCCAGACTAAACCAAGCCTCAATGATCATCAGAGAAATGCATGAAGGTATATGTGGACTTCACTCCGGACCAGGGTCAATCGTGGCAAAGATACTAAGGATGGGGTACTACTGGGCAACCATGCACGAAGATACAGTCACAATCTTACGAACCTATGAGCCATGTCAGATCCATGCTAAAGTTCAAAAACAGCCAAAACAAGAGATGATATCGGTGCTATCAGCATGGCCTTTCTCAAAATGGGGCATAGATCTAGTGGGTCCACTCACCGAGGCTCCAGGAGGTTACAAATGGTTGGTAGTTATGATAGACTACTTCACAAAGTAGACGGAAGCAAAACCACTAATCACCACGACGGGGAAACATATAGAAAAATTCGTCTGGGAACACATCGTATGCCGTTTTGGGATACCCCAAGAAATCGTTTCGAATAATGGAAAACAATTCACCGAAGGTATCTTCCCGGGTTTTTGCAAGAAACTGCAGATAAAGCAAACCTTCACTTCCGTCTACCACCCACAAGGGAACGGACAGGTTGAAGTAACCAACAGGGATATCTTAAAAGGCCTCGAGAAGCGATTGGGTAAATTCCACCAAGGATGGATGGAAGAACTCCCCCTAGTTCTATGGGCTCACCGAACCACCCCCAAAAGGAGTAACGGAGAAACCCCCTACAGCTTGGTTTACGTCACTGAGGCGGTACTCCCCGCGGAGATACAGGTATTAACCAACAGAACAGCGAATCTTGAAGAAAATGAGGAGAACCTTCGTCTTAATCTCGACCTCATAGAAGAAAGAAGGGAAGTTGTGCTGATTCGGGAAGCAGCATACAAGAAAACGATTGAGAAGTATTACAACAAGCGAGTCAAACCATtggtatattgtagtgacccgaactttttcatgtttatatatatattaattgagattgatatttacatgattaaatgtttccaacatgttaagcaatcaaacttgttaagatttgattaattgaaatatgtttcatatagacaattgaccacccaagttgaccggtgattcacgaacgttaaaaattgtaaaaactatatgatgacatatatatggatatatatatagttaacataatactatgataagtaaacatatcattaagtatattaacaatgaactacatatgtaaaaacaagactactaacttaatgatttttaaacgagacatatatgtaacgattatcgttgtaaagacatttaatgtatatatatcatattaagagatattcatacatgataatatcatgataatataataatttaaaatctcatttgatattataaacattgggttaacaacatttaacaagaccgttaacctaaaggtttaaaaacaacacttacatgtaacgactaacgatgacttaacgactcagttaaaatgtatatacatgtagtgttttaatatgtatttataaacttttgaaagacttcaatacacttatcaaaatacttctacttaacaaaaatgcttacaattacatcctcgttcagtttcatcaacaattctactcgtatgcacccgtattcgtactcgtacaatacacagcttttagatgtatgtactattggtatatacactccaatgatcagctcttagcagcctatgtgagtcacctaacacatgtgggaaccatcatttggcaactagcatgaaatatctcataaaattacaaaaatatgagtaatcattcatgacttatttacatgaaaacaaaattacatatcctttatatctaatccatacaccaacgaccaaaaacacctacaaacactttcattcttcaatattcttcatctaattgatctctctcaagttctatcttcaagttctaagtgttcttcatatattctacaagttctaattacataaaatcaagaatactttcaagtttgctagctcacttccaatcttgtaaggtgatcatccaacctcaagaaatctttgtttcttacagtaggttatcattctaatacaaggtaataatcatattcaaactttggttcaatttctataactataacaatcttatttcaagtgatgatcttacttgaacttgttttcgtgtcatgattctgcttcaagaacttcgagccatcttggatccattgaagctagatccatttttctcttttccagtaggtttatccaaggaaattaaggtagtaatgatgttcataatatcattcgattcatacatataaagctatcttattcgaaggtttaaacttgtaatcactagaacatagtttagttaattctaaatttgttcgcaaacaaaagttaatccttctaacttgacttttaaaatcaactaaacatatgttctatatctatatgatatgctaacttaatgatttaaaacctggaaacacgaaaaacaccgtaaaaccggatttacgccgtcgtagtaacaccgcgggctgttttgggttagttaattaaaaactatgataaacttttatttaaaagttgttattctgagaaaatgatttttattatgaacatgaaactatatccaaaaattatggttaaactcaaagtggaagtatgttttctaaaatggtcatctagacgtcgttctttcgactgaaatgactacctttacaaaaatgacttgtaacttatttttccgactataaacctatactttttctgtttagattcataaaatagagttcaatatgaaaccatagcaatttgatttactcaaaacggatttaaaatgaagaagttatgggtaaaacaagattggataatttttctcattttagctacgtgaaaattggtaacaaatctattccaaccataacttaatcaacttgtattgtatattatgtaatcttgagataccatagacacgtatacaatgtttcgacctatcatgtcgacacatctatatatattttggaacaaccatagacactctatatgtgaatgttggagttagctatacagggttgaggttgattccaaaatatatatagtttgagttgtgatcaatactgagatacgtatacactgggtcatggattgattcaagataatatttatcgatttatttctgtacatctaactgtggacaactagttgtaggttactaacgaggacagctgacttaataaacttaaaacatcaaaatatattaaaagtgttgtaaatatattttgaacatactttgatatatatgtgtatattgttataggttcgtgaatcaaccagtggccaagtcttacttctcgacgaagtaaaaatctgtgaaagtgagttatagtcccacttttaaaatctaatatttttgggatgagaatacatgcaggttttataaatgatttacaaaatagacacaagtacgtgaaactacattctatggttgaattatcgaaatcgaatatgccccttttatttaagtctggtaatctaagaattagggaacagacaccctaattgacgcgaatcctaaagatagatctattgggcttaacaaaccccatccaaagtaccggatgctttagtacttcgaaatttatatcatatccgaagggtgtcccggaatgatggggatattcttatatatgcatcttgttaatgtcggttaccaggtgttcaccatatgaatgatttttatctctatgtatgggatgtgtattgaaatatgaaatcttgtggtctattattatgatttgatatatataggttaaacctataactcaccaacatttttgttgacgttttaagcatgtttattctcaggtgattattaagagcttccgctgtcgcatacttaaataaggacgagatttggagtccatgcttgtatgatattgtgtaaaaactgcattcaagaaacttattttgttgtaacatatttgtattgtaaaccattatgtaatggtcatgtgtaaacaggatattttagattatcattatttgataatctacgtaaagctttttaaaacctttatctatgaaataaaggttatggtttgttttaaaatgaatgcagtctttcaaaaacgtctcatatagaggtcaaaacctcgcaacgaaatcaattaatatggaacgtttttaatcaataagaatgggacatttcagttggtatcagagcgttggtcttagagaaccagaaaatttgcattagtgtgtcttatcgagtttgttaggatgcattagtgagtctggacttcgaccgtgttttctttaaaaatgattgcttaacatttttgttggaaactatatatttttaacatatgaatattatgtgatatattaatctcttaacgtgtttgatattatgtgatagatgtctacctctagaacaagtcccattgactcacctaataataatgaagagtcaaatgtaaattggaatgattcgtggactgattcacaagttcccgaagaggaaccggaagaagagtcggaaccggaagaagaatcggaaccggaagaagaatcggaaccggtgggggaaataataaaacggttaagtaaaagagaatcctcaaccaaccgaccaaggttaattatggtcaatggtgtttccgccaaggaagcaaaatattgggaggattaccaattctccgatgaatcggattccgacgagaattccaatgatgttatagaaattaccccaactgaatttaaaaaggcaaaagaaaataataagggaaagggcataaaaatagagaaatctaattccaaccccgatgaactttatatgtatcgtcaacccccgaagtccttaagttgtaacaatgacccgggaacctctaaaccaccaggtttttcaaaaccgttgtggaaaacgacagttagtattaggggaacatcatatatccctagaaacttgtcaaaacgaaccaaaaccgaagaagaagaaacgagcgagtcggaataagatagttgtattcgtgtggtgtaatatatgtaatatagtgttcttatgctttatgatatatgtaaaaattgcttgtattaataagtattttttttatgaatctaactcttgtctattttacagtttaaaaacacaaaatggatagacaacccaatattttaagagacctacccggagacatgattgatgaaatcttgtctagagtcggccagaattcctcggcacaactattt from Rutidosis leptorrhynchoides isolate AG116_Rl617_1_P2 chromosome 9, CSIRO_AGI_Rlap_v1, whole genome shotgun sequence harbors:
- the LOC139868504 gene encoding uncharacterized protein, producing MKIPSHLGYYEGKDDPDDFMNIFEGAARMSRWDIAIACHAFSYVLKSDARIWFESLAKDSISIFEDLKRLFRSKFSQQKKHKKNHVAAHSIKKKDHKASRAFLIRTRALVEHLSRDLPDTYEALLDKAYIWLDAKDTANSFVYEESQGFKRKEKASHREEKPGRRNEWNRFSPYRRENTPGILGTLMKSPKEILATERAAQAFKAPPKLNSKGKMRETSKFCNFHNDFGHETDDYIQLRQAIEEAVRSGKLTHLVKGIRNPKTLKQEPKPEEKKPNADNAILMVTECFAVEKLGTYKRGRKSEVIDWEEISFPALDTITPSDKPVTINGRICEIDVHRVYLDGGSA
- the LOC139868505 gene encoding uncharacterized protein, with the protein product MSPKPGETLYLYLAASKECISAVLVAEREKLQVPIYFVSRVLQGAEANYPELEKLTLALVHTVRKLRRYFQAHPIIVLTNKQIRQVLMKPEKSGRMAKWAIELGEHDIDFQARHSIRAQILADFMAETTKTNEESDSTFAQIITPPVETKEWKLFTDGASSSDGSGAGIMLINPEGQEFTYALRFEFNTTNNEAEYGALLVGLRIAKEMKIEHFQAFVDSQLVANQVLGIFEARQPTIQLYFSKVKELMESFRSFTIKHVRRSQNKKADALSKLASITFAHLAKEVLVEVLEKRSIEAQEVQDLVTEEENTWMKPIREYLEHGILLEDNKEARKILIKAPSYKIMNGTLYRKSFLTTWLRCARLNQASMIIREMHEGICGLHSGPGSIVAKILRMGYYWATMHEDTVTILRTYEPCQIHAKVQKQPKQEMISVLSAWPFSKWGIDLVGPLTEAPGGYKWLVVMIDYFTK